In Fusobacterium massiliense, a single window of DNA contains:
- a CDS encoding MATE family efflux transporter: protein MKNKVKDMTKGSIWKILLFFSLPLLGASLIQQLYNTADMIFVGNFVGKEATAAVGASSLIFTCIIGLSTGVSIGVGVAVSQKIGSKDFETASKISHTAISFGIIGGIFLTILGVFSSEFLLKLLNTPEVIMDDSVLYLKIYFLSMLPMILYNIGSGIIRSTGNSKTPFYILAFGGILNVITNYIFIVLLKNGVAGVAIATTFSQTVTAIIVMTYLFKNKTVIKFSLKNLKIDFHLLKQILYFGLPAGLQSMLITLSNIIVQYYINGYGGDAVAAYATYFKLENFIWMPVVAIGQASMTFTGQNVGAENYERVKKGALVSIALSGAINIFIATIILTNSYTFMRIFIKNEEIIYLGSQIALTTFPFYILYTILEVLGSCLRGMGYSIVSMYVTMICLCGFRVTLLYVISKFNLDFKSVAYVYPMTWCLTAIVFIFAFCKILNKKMYKL from the coding sequence ATGAAAAATAAAGTAAAAGATATGACCAAAGGATCTATCTGGAAAATTTTATTATTTTTTTCCTTACCTTTGTTAGGTGCAAGTTTAATTCAACAACTTTATAATACTGCTGATATGATTTTTGTTGGAAACTTTGTAGGTAAAGAAGCAACGGCAGCAGTAGGAGCAAGTAGTTTAATATTTACTTGTATAATTGGACTTTCTACAGGGGTATCCATTGGGGTTGGAGTTGCAGTTTCACAAAAGATAGGTTCTAAAGATTTTGAAACAGCTTCTAAAATTTCTCATACAGCAATAAGTTTTGGAATAATTGGTGGAATTTTTCTTACTATTTTAGGAGTTTTTTCGTCAGAATTTTTACTAAAGCTTTTAAATACACCAGAAGTGATAATGGATGACTCTGTTCTTTACTTAAAAATATATTTTTTAAGTATGTTACCAATGATTTTATATAATATTGGATCAGGAATAATTCGTTCAACAGGAAATTCTAAAACACCATTTTATATTTTAGCATTCGGTGGAATTTTAAATGTAATAACAAATTATATTTTTATTGTTCTTTTAAAAAATGGAGTTGCGGGTGTAGCCATAGCAACAACTTTTTCTCAGACTGTCACTGCAATAATTGTGATGACTTATTTGTTTAAAAATAAAACTGTAATAAAATTTAGTTTAAAGAATTTAAAAATAGATTTTCATCTATTAAAACAAATTTTATATTTTGGTTTACCAGCAGGATTGCAATCAATGCTTATCACCTTATCAAATATTATAGTTCAATATTATATTAATGGTTATGGTGGAGATGCAGTTGCAGCTTATGCAACATATTTCAAATTAGAAAATTTTATTTGGATGCCAGTTGTTGCAATAGGACAAGCGAGTATGACATTTACAGGACAGAATGTTGGAGCAGAAAATTACGAAAGAGTTAAAAAAGGAGCTTTAGTTTCTATAGCTTTATCAGGAGCAATAAATATATTTATTGCAACAATAATATTAACAAACTCTTATACTTTTATGAGAATTTTTATAAAAAACGAAGAGATTATTTATTTAGGTTCACAAATAGCTTTAACAACTTTCCCTTTTTATATATTGTACACAATACTTGAAGTATTAGGTTCATGTCTGAGAGGAATGGGATATTCGATAGTTTCGATGTATGTAACTATGATTTGCCTTTGTGGTTTTAGAGTTACCTTACTATATGTAATATCAAAATTTAATTTAGATTTTAAATCAGTTGCCTATGTTTATCCAATGACATGGTGTCTGACAGCAATAGTTTTTATTTTTGCTTTTTGCAAAATTTTAAATAAAAAAATGTATAAACTATAA
- a CDS encoding amino acid ABC transporter permease — protein MEYLEILKDTFLTDDRYMYIVDGLIFSVGITLFSTVIGIVLGLLLAIMKLSHWYPLKRIKGFQNFNPLSKIAYIYIDIIRGTPVVVQLMILANLVFVGFLRETPVLIIGGIAFGLNSGAYVAEIIRAGIEGLDKGQMEAGRALGLTYSQTMKKIIVPQAIKNILPALVSEFITLLKETSIIGFIGGIDLLRAASIITSQTYRGVEPLLAVGFIYLILTSIFTMFMRKVERGLKVSD, from the coding sequence ATGGAATATTTAGAAATTTTAAAAGATACCTTTTTAACAGACGATAGATATATGTATATCGTCGATGGGCTTATCTTTTCAGTCGGAATTACATTGTTTTCAACAGTTATAGGAATTGTATTGGGACTTTTATTAGCAATAATGAAATTATCTCATTGGTATCCTTTAAAAAGGATAAAAGGTTTTCAAAACTTCAATCCTTTATCTAAAATTGCATATATTTATATTGATATTATAAGAGGTACCCCTGTTGTTGTTCAATTAATGATACTTGCAAATTTAGTTTTTGTTGGTTTTTTAAGAGAAACACCTGTATTAATAATTGGTGGAATAGCATTCGGATTAAACTCTGGTGCTTATGTTGCAGAAATTATTAGAGCTGGAATAGAAGGACTAGATAAAGGACAAATGGAAGCTGGAAGAGCTTTAGGTTTAACTTATTCACAAACAATGAAAAAAATAATCGTTCCTCAAGCTATTAAAAATATTCTTCCTGCTCTTGTAAGTGAATTTATAACTTTATTAAAAGAAACTTCAATTATAGGTTTTATTGGAGGTATAGATTTATTAAGAGCAGCTAGTATTATCACAAGTCAAACATATAGAGGAGTCGAACCTCTACTAGCAGTTGGTTTCATCTATTTAATACTTACTTCTATATTTACAATGTTTATGAGAAAAGTTGAAAGGGGGTTGAAAGTAAGTGATTAA
- a CDS encoding amino acid ABC transporter ATP-binding protein encodes MINIVNLSKNFGNLKVLKNISTTINKGEIISIIGPSGSGKSTFLRCINKLEEATDGHIYIDGMDLMDKNTDINKIRERVGMVFQHFNLFPHMTVLENLTLSPMLVKKENKEESEKYAQYLLDKVGLLDKANSYPTQLSGGQKQRIAIARALAMKPEVILFDEPTSALDPEMIKEVLDVMKNLADEGMTMLIVTHEMGFAKNVGNRIFFMDNGQIIEDCSPKDFFENPTNERIKDFLNKVLNK; translated from the coding sequence GTGATTAATATTGTTAATTTATCTAAAAATTTTGGAAATTTAAAAGTTTTAAAAAATATTTCAACTACAATCAATAAGGGAGAAATCATATCAATTATAGGTCCTTCTGGAAGTGGAAAATCAACTTTTCTTAGATGTATCAATAAATTAGAAGAAGCAACTGATGGGCATATCTATATTGATGGTATGGACTTAATGGATAAAAATACTGATATAAATAAAATAAGAGAAAGAGTTGGAATGGTGTTTCAACATTTCAATTTATTCCCTCATATGACAGTTTTAGAAAATTTAACACTTTCTCCTATGTTAGTAAAAAAAGAAAATAAAGAAGAAAGTGAAAAATATGCCCAATATTTATTGGATAAGGTAGGATTATTAGATAAGGCTAATTCATATCCAACTCAGCTTTCTGGAGGTCAAAAACAAAGAATTGCAATAGCTAGAGCTCTAGCTATGAAACCCGAAGTAATTTTATTTGATGAACCTACATCTGCTCTTGACCCAGAAATGATAAAAGAAGTTCTTGATGTTATGAAAAATTTAGCTGATGAAGGAATGACTATGCTTATTGTTACTCATGAAATGGGATTTGCAAAAAATGTTGGAAATAGAATTTTCTTTATGGACAATGGGCAAATTATCGAAGATTGTTCTCCTAAAGATTTTTTTGAAAATCCAACTAATGAAAGAATTAAAGATTTCTTAAATAAAGTTTTAAATAAGTAA
- a CDS encoding basic amino acid ABC transporter substrate-binding protein, with amino-acid sequence MKKIFKLMMLVVLSVVFSISLFAKDVVYVGTNAEFAPFEYLEKNQVVGFDIDLLNAISKETGIEFKVKDMAFDGLLPALQTKKVDMVIAGMTATPERKKAVVFSKPYFKAKQVVITKGVDKSLKSFNDLSTKKVGVMLGFTGDTVVSAIKGVKVERFNAAYAAIMALAQNKIDAVVLDSEPAKKYTANSKQFSIANIPAAEEDYAIAFRKNDTALVQKINSALDKIKANGEYDKILKKYFK; translated from the coding sequence ATGAAAAAAATTTTTAAATTAATGATGTTGGTAGTTTTATCGGTTGTTTTTTCTATTTCTCTTTTTGCAAAAGATGTTGTTTATGTAGGAACTAATGCAGAATTTGCCCCATTTGAATATCTTGAAAAAAATCAAGTAGTTGGTTTTGATATTGATTTACTAAATGCAATTTCAAAAGAAACTGGAATTGAATTTAAAGTTAAAGATATGGCTTTTGATGGTTTACTTCCAGCTCTTCAAACAAAAAAAGTTGATATGGTTATAGCTGGTATGACAGCAACTCCTGAAAGAAAAAAAGCCGTTGTATTCTCTAAACCTTACTTTAAAGCTAAACAAGTTGTTATAACTAAAGGTGTAGATAAATCTCTAAAATCATTTAATGATTTATCTACTAAAAAAGTTGGAGTAATGTTAGGATTTACTGGAGATACTGTTGTTAGTGCTATTAAAGGAGTTAAAGTTGAAAGATTTAATGCTGCTTATGCTGCAATAATGGCTCTTGCTCAAAATAAAATAGATGCAGTTGTGCTAGATTCTGAACCAGCTAAAAAATATACAGCTAATAGTAAACAATTCTCTATTGCTAATATTCCTGCTGCTGAAGAAGATTATGCAATAGCATTTAGAAAAAATGATACAGCTCTTGTTCAAAAAATAAATTCTGCTTTAGATAAAATTAAAGCTAACGGAGAATATGATAAAATCTTAAAAAAATATTTCAAATAG
- a CDS encoding amino acid ABC transporter permease, which translates to MDWEFITEHTSEFIHAGILTLKIGSIGIVLSIIVGIIGSWILYENFKFFKSIVICYIELSRNTPLLVQLFFLYFGLPKIGLKFSPEICGIIGLTFLGGSYMIETFRSALETIDKIQKESAISLGLNKWQTMRYVILPQSFVISLPGITANIIFLLKETSVFSAIALVDMMFITKDLIGLYYKTEESLFMLVLGYLIILLPLSLFGVYLERRLKYVGYSN; encoded by the coding sequence ATGGATTGGGAATTTATTACAGAACACACATCAGAATTCATACATGCTGGAATATTAACATTAAAAATAGGCTCGATTGGAATAGTCCTTTCCATCATTGTAGGAATTATTGGAAGTTGGATATTATATGAAAATTTTAAATTTTTTAAATCAATAGTAATATGCTATATAGAATTAAGCAGAAATACACCTCTTTTAGTACAATTATTTTTCTTGTACTTTGGTTTACCTAAAATAGGCTTAAAGTTTAGTCCGGAAATATGTGGAATAATAGGTCTTACGTTTTTAGGCGGAAGCTATATGATAGAAACATTTAGAAGTGCCTTAGAAACTATAGATAAGATTCAAAAAGAATCTGCAATAAGCTTAGGACTAAATAAATGGCAAACAATGAGATATGTAATTTTACCTCAATCATTTGTTATCAGCTTACCTGGAATAACAGCTAATATAATTTTTCTATTAAAAGAAACATCGGTATTTAGTGCAATAGCATTAGTAGATATGATGTTTATTACAAAAGATTTAATCGGACTTTATTATAAAACAGAAGAATCGTTATTTATGTTAGTGCTTGGATACTTGATAATATTATTACCTCTTTCACTTTTTGGTGTATATTTAGAAAGGAGGTTAAAATATGTTGGATACAGTAATTAG
- a CDS encoding amino acid ABC transporter permease (The N-terminal region of this protein, as described by TIGR01726, is a three transmembrane segment that identifies a subfamily of ABC transporter permease subunits, which specificities that include histidine, arginine, glutamine, glutamate, L-cystine (sic), the opines (in Agrobacterium) octopine and nopaline, etc.), with protein sequence MLDTVISLLSKGTNFERLLLGLWITIKLSIISSLLSIFLGILFGLFMTIKNRFTKIISQLYLQTIRIMPPLVLLFIAYFGVTRIYGIHISPETSAIIVFTIWGTAEMGDLVRGAIESIPKGQIESAVALGFNKIQINIYIIIPQIIRRLIPLSVNLVTRMIKTTSLVVLIGIIEVLKVGQQIIDTNRFEYSNGAIWIYGVIFLLYFLTCWPLSILAKYLEKKWSKI encoded by the coding sequence ATGTTGGATACAGTAATTAGTCTACTGTCTAAAGGAACAAACTTTGAAAGACTTCTTTTAGGATTGTGGATAACTATAAAACTAAGTATAATATCTTCTTTATTATCAATATTTTTAGGAATACTATTTGGACTTTTTATGACAATAAAAAATAGATTCACAAAAATAATATCTCAGCTATACTTACAAACTATAAGAATAATGCCTCCATTAGTATTATTGTTCATAGCATACTTTGGAGTAACAAGAATATATGGTATACATATTTCACCAGAAACAAGTGCAATAATAGTTTTTACTATATGGGGAACAGCAGAAATGGGAGATTTAGTTAGAGGTGCTATAGAAAGTATACCTAAAGGTCAAATAGAAAGTGCTGTTGCATTAGGATTTAATAAAATACAAATAAATATTTATATTATTATCCCACAAATTATTAGAAGACTTATTCCTTTGTCTGTTAATTTAGTTACAAGAATGATAAAAACAACTAGTTTAGTTGTACTAATAGGAATAATAGAAGTTCTAAAAGTTGGGCAACAAATAATAGATACAAATAGATTTGAATATTCTAATGGTGCAATTTGGATTTATGGAGTAATTTTCTTACTATATTTCTTAACTTGTTGGCCATTATCCATATTAGCAAAATACTTAGAAAAGAAATGGAGTAAAATATGA
- a CDS encoding amino acid ABC transporter ATP-binding protein, with translation MKELNKVVLSAKNIIKNYGNLEVLKGINLDIHKGEVVVIIGASGCGKSSFLRCMNGLEDIQGGEIILDDEIKFSELKEDMTKIRQKIGMVFQSYELFPHLTILDNILLAPLKVQKRNKEEVKKQALKLLERVNLLDKQNSYPRQLSGGQKQRVAIVRALCMNPEIMLFDEVTAALDPEMVREVLDVMLELAKDGMTMVIVTHEMQFARAVADRVIFMDKGYIVEEGEAEEFFSNPKTERAQKFLNTFSFKK, from the coding sequence ATGAAAGAATTAAATAAAGTCGTATTATCAGCAAAAAATATTATAAAAAATTATGGAAATTTAGAAGTTTTAAAAGGAATAAATTTAGATATTCATAAAGGAGAAGTAGTTGTAATAATAGGTGCTTCTGGTTGTGGGAAAAGCTCGTTTTTAAGATGTATGAATGGTCTTGAAGATATACAAGGTGGAGAAATTATTCTAGATGATGAGATAAAATTTTCTGAGTTAAAAGAAGATATGACAAAAATTAGACAGAAAATTGGAATGGTATTTCAAAGTTATGAATTATTTCCACACTTAACTATATTAGATAATATATTATTAGCTCCTTTAAAAGTTCAAAAAAGAAATAAAGAAGAAGTTAAAAAACAAGCTTTAAAATTACTTGAAAGAGTAAATTTATTAGATAAACAAAATTCTTATCCAAGACAATTATCTGGTGGTCAAAAACAAAGAGTTGCAATAGTAAGAGCTTTGTGTATGAATCCTGAGATAATGCTATTTGATGAAGTTACTGCAGCATTAGATCCAGAAATGGTAAGAGAAGTATTAGATGTTATGCTAGAGCTTGCTAAAGATGGAATGACTATGGTTATTGTTACCCATGAAATGCAATTTGCTAGAGCAGTAGCTGATAGAGTTATATTTATGGATAAAGGATATATTGTTGAAGAAGGAGAAGCTGAAGAATTTTTCTCTAATCCTAAAACAGAAAGAGCTCAAAAATTTCTAAATACATTTAGTTTTAAGAAATAA